A genomic window from Daphnia magna isolate NIES linkage group LG9, ASM2063170v1.1, whole genome shotgun sequence includes:
- the LOC116931229 gene encoding mediator of RNA polymerase II transcription subunit 28 gives MASDSHSNLLSHNTNLVDDFEEAFQGIISGFTKEDGLSHTQDNKEELRTDAEQNVAKFIEVAKQMETFFLQRRMQISVLKPEQLVKEDCTELKQELARKDELIKKHYEKISIWLNMLGEPQPGPVANGTPILSEGVPAPLQQQPGNTMPFQHR, from the exons ATGGCGTCTGACTCTCACTCAAATTTGTTATCTCATAATACAAACCTTGTCGATGACTTTGAAGAAGCATTCCAA GGTATCATCAGCGGTTTCACCAAGGAAGATGGCTTATCACACACCCAGGATAATAAAGAAGAATTACGTACGGATGCCGAACAGAACGTTGCAAAGTTCATTGAAGTAGCCAAGCAAATGGAAACATTTTTCCTTCAAAGGCGCATGCAAATATCTGTTCTGAAACCAGAACAGCTTGTCAAAGAG GATTGCACAGAACTCAAACAGGAGTTGGCTAGGAAAGATGAACTTATCAAAAAGCATTATGAGAAAATTTCAATATGGTTAAATATGTTGGGTGAACCACAACCTGGACCTGTGGCCAATGGAACCCCCATCCTCAGTGAAGGAGTACCTGCTCCACTACAGCAGCAACCAGGCAATACAATGCCATTTCAGCATCGATAG
- the LOC116931224 gene encoding cytosol aminopeptidase isoform X2, protein MATVRTQINFCRRLLFCNRFSKVAFPSFCSQATDLKKGKGLILGGYSSNNSKNDVDSTKDFIWTEAAKNFNDQVANRLKDALNWSGVPKKGKARVLYGLDREFPAVAVVNLGPNPSDNAAIFQKDNVLEERDTARENLRCGIAAGLIALRDVGVDVVSVDPCGDPECAAESASLTRWQFQDLKSADKRKPDVELVLHGSDEFGEAKWETGLTKAAGQNLARWLMEMPSNHMTPTIFARHAVDLLSRAGGNGVAISAEAHDEAWASDQGMNSFLAVAQGSREPPVFLEITYNNLPGKEKPIVIVGKGVTFDTGGISIKPAANMDKMRGDMGGAACTLATILTAAKLKLPLYIKGLVPLTENMPGGKAIKPGDVVRAMNGKTIQIDNTDAEGRLILADALAYAQQQYQPNLVLDVATLTGAINVALGSSAAGVFTNSNALWHLVHQSAFITGDRVWRMPLWKHFQAALESQLADLNNVGKTGAGGSCSAAAFLKEFTEAPHWMHLDIAGVGGVVDGSDVPYLAKGMTGRPTRTLIEVLSRISQSEDFQKMF, encoded by the exons ATGGCGACAGTCCGCACGCAAATCAACTTTTGCCGTCGATTACTGTTTTGTAATAGGTTTTCCAAGGTCGCTTTCCCATCATTCTGTTCTCAGGCCACAGATCTTAAG AAAGGTAAAGGCCTTATATTGGGAGGCTATTCTTCAAATAATAGCAAAAACGACGTCGATTCCACGAAAGATTTCATTTGGACAGAAGCGGcaaaaaatttcaacgatCAAGTGGCTAATCGCTTAAAGGATGCGTTGAACTG GAGCGGAGTTCCAAAGAAGGGCAAAGCCAGAGTGCTGTATGGACTCGATCGCGAATTTCCAGCTGTGGCCGTCGTCAATTTGGGTCCGAATCCTTCAGACAATGCAGCCATCTTTCAAAAAGATAATGTTTTGGAAGAAAGAGATACGGCCAGAGAAAATCTAAGATGCGGCATTGCAG CTGGTTTGATAGCTCTGCGTGATGTTGGTGTGGATGTCGTTTCCGTTGATCCGTGTGGTGACCCCGAGTGCGCCGCCGAAAGTGCTTCTCTGACTCGCTGGCAGTTTCAAGATTTGAAAAGCGCCGACAAACGCAAGCCCGATGTTGAATTAGTTTTACACGGAAGCGATGAATTCGG AGAAGCCAAGTGGGAGACTGGTTTGACAAAAGCCGCTGGGCAGAATTTGGCCAGGTGGTTGATGGAAATGCCATCCAATCATATGACACCTACCATTTTTGCCCGTCATGCAGTCGATTTGCTCAGTCGTGCAGGAGGCAATGGAGTAGCAATTAGTGCAGAAGCTCACGATGAGGCATGGGCTTCCGATCAAGGGATGAATTCTTTTTTAGCTGTCGCTCAAGGGTCCAGAGAGCCCCCTGTCTTTCTCGAAATCACCTACAATAATTTACCAGGCAAAGAGAAGCCGATCGTCATCGTTG GCAAAGGAGTCACGTTCGATACAGGTGGTATTAGCATCAAACCAGCAGCCAATATGGATAAAATGCGTGGAGATATGGGTGGCGCTGCTTGCACGCTTGCCACAATTTTGACAGCTGCTAAGCTCAAACTACCTCTGTACATCAAAG GGTTAGTTCCGTTGACTGAGAACATGCCTGGTGGCAAGGCCATCAAACCTGGCGATGTCGTGAGGGCGATGAATGGCAAAACGATCCAAATCGATAATACGGACGCGGAAGGTCGACTTATTCTGGCCGATGCCCTCGCCTATGCCCAACAACAGTATCAGCCAAATCTCGTATTGGATGTTGCCACTCTGACAG GTGCAATCAATGTTGCTCTTGGTAGCTCAGCAGCTGGAGTTTTCACCAACTCTAACGCCTTATGGCACCTGGTTCACCAGTCTGCTTTCATCACAGGTGATAGGGTATGGCGAATGCCTTTGTGGAAGCATTTTCAAGCCGCACTAG AATCACAGCTAGCGGATTTAAATAACGTCGGCAAAACTGGAGCTGGAGGTTCATGCAGTGCTGCAGCTTTCCTTAAG GAATTCACAGAAGCTCCTCATTGGATGCATCTTGATATCGCAGGCGTTGGGGGAGTGGTCGATGGCTCTGATGTGCCTTACTTGGCTAAAG GAATGACGGGAAGACCCACACGTACGTTGATTGAAGTTCTAAGCCGCATTAGTCAGAGTGAGGATTTCCAAAAGATGTTTTAA
- the LOC116931224 gene encoding E3 ubiquitin-protein ligase COP1 isoform X1: MAARGVKRGPQSLLFGGVKDTYEDRDSDLLCPVCLDLMSEPYVTTCGHSFCHGCIIRSLELASKCPKCGGPLDNSGRNPSVFPNVTLNALIAKEKKRVAGSQDGNLLLKDFTTLLDKREWHPSELTRMQEVLLRKQCDVDAERKLTEAKLLGEFLEQLKAKKNNELRNVQQELEVLDTDLQTAQTLYPGNELAKEKEENNEEKMQFNETAFNSTLAPTPLSIAQRRVRMHQHFEDLEEKYWALRNNRFNGDGKKRESLLDFQSNLNQLTRWSKLRPLANLSYGSELLNTAHIVSSIEFDRDADFFAIAGVTKRIKVYDYAVVVRDAVDLHYPVMEMVAGSKISCISWSAYHKSVLASSDYEGSVSVWDASVGTRLRAFQEHEKRCWSVDFNRMDSHLMASGSDDSRVKIWSLNAEHSVATLEAKANVCCVKFNPYSRYCLAYGAADHCVHYVDLRQPKEPLRVFKGHRKAVSYVKFLSDRELVSASTDSQLKLWSVEDNVSYRSFRGHTNEKNFVGLSTTDGSKDDRRDLIACGSENNALYLYSKGLSQPLLHYRFDVVKSALLVDKERAEQEESAEFVSAVCWKPDSNVIVAANSQGTIKILELV, translated from the coding sequence ATGGCAGCCCGTGGGGTTAAAAGGGGTCCCCAATCTCTACTGTTTGGGGGTGTAAAAGACACCTATGAAGATAGAGATAGTGATCTTCTCTGCCCCGTCTGCTTGGATTTGATGTCAGAGCCTTATGTGACTACATGTGGACACAGCTTTTGTCATGGATGCATTATCAGGAGCCTGGAGTTAGCCAGCAAGTGTCCTAAATGTGGCGGGCCGCTCGACAACAGTGGTCGCAACCCATCCGTTTTCCCCAATGTAACCCTGAATGCCTTAATAGCCAAGGAGAAGAAGAGAGTCGCTGGTAGTCAAGATGGAAATCTCTTATTGAAAGATTTCACTACATTGCTAGACAAACGGGAATGGCATCCATCAGAACTCACCCGTATGCAAGAAGTTCTGCTACGTAAGCAATGCGACGTTGATGCCGAACGCAAGTTGACTGAGGCGAAACTACTTGGTGAATTCCTGGAACAACTCaaagctaaaaaaaacaatgagttGAGGAATGTCCAACAAGAGCTAGAAGTACTGGACACAGACTTGCAAACGGCGCAAACCCTGTATCCCGGCAACGAGTTGGcaaaagagaaggaagaaaataatgaagagAAAATGCAATTTAATGAAACGGCTTTCAATTCCACCCTCGCTCCTACTCCTTTGAGCATCGCTCAGCGCCGAGTGCGAATGCACCAACATTTTGAGGATTTGGAAGAGAAATACTGGGCTTTGCGGAATAATCGTTTCAATGGGGATGgcaagaaaagggaaagttTACTTGATTTTCAATCTAATTTGAATCAACTCACCCGATGGAGTAAACTGAGACCTCTTGCTAACTTGAGTTACGGAAGCGAACTCCTCAATACTGCTCATATTGTTAGTTCGATCGAGTTCGACCGAGATGCAGACTTCTTTGCTATCGCTGGAGTCACGAAACGAATCAAAGTGTACGACTATGCGGTGGTGGTCCGTGATGCAGTAGATCTCCATTATCCCGTCATGGAGATGGTTGCCGGCTCTAAAATATCATGCATTTCATGGAGTGCATATCATAAATCGGTGCTAGCCAGTTCCGACTACGAAGGCAGCGTGTCTGTTTGGGATGCGTCCGTCGGCACGCGTTTAAGAGCTTTTCAAGAGCACGAGAAACGTTGCTGGAGCGTCGATTTCAATCGCATGGACAGTCACTTAATGGCTAGTGGCAGCGATGATTCTCGTGTCAAAATTTGGAGTTTGAACGCAGAACACTCTGTGGCTACACTGGAGGCTAAAGCGAATGTTTGCTGCGTCAAATTCAACCCATATTCACGCTACTGTTTAGCCTACGGCGCAGCCGATCATTGCGTCCATTACGTCGACCTACGTCAGCCTAAGGAACCGCTCCGGGTCTTCAAAGGCCATCGTAAGGCTGTCTCCTATGTCAAGTTTCTAAGCGATCGAGAACTCGTATCAGCCAGCACAGATAGCCAATTGAAATTGTGGTCAGTGGAGGACAACGTCTCATATCGTTCATTCCGTGGACATACGAATGAGAAGAACTTTGTTGGTCTATCAACAACGGACGGCAGCAAAGACGATCGACGCGATTTGATTGCGTGCGGTTCGGAAAACAATGCCCTTTATCTTTATTCAAAGGGTTTGAGCCAGCCTCTACTTCACTATCGTTTCGACGTGGTTAAAAGTGCTTTGCTGGTCGATAAAGAACGCGCCGAACAAGAGGAAAGTGCCGAGTTTGTTTCGGCCGTGTGCTGGAAACCTGACTCGAACGTTATTGTCGCTGCCAACAGCCAAGGAACGATCAAGATTCTCGAACTGGTTTag
- the LOC116931226 gene encoding NADH dehydrogenase [ubiquinone] 1 alpha subcomplex subunit 10, mitochondrial — protein MVFFSSCRVSSPKLCGSVIFVTKKQQQCVITVANRCITSKVMREGLPPVDKPPPFPYKEKRYNFFRALFDPTTSRLDENSKLIVVEGPPAAGKGVLAKELADDLGMAYFPSPTVAENYINDYGYDVRQLDDQLPESCKSYDENDFLKDPMRLNGSKAARFQLSKLALRYKCYLEALAHILNTGQGVVMDRSPYSDLVYITAMAEVGIVSKNVYNYYHSVRNNALFALWRPHLVIYLDVPIAETKRKIEARNRPYEKDSKMATPEYLQSLVDSYKKDFLKDISTHAEVLVYDWTKAANTEIVVEDIERVNFDQYGVYDAKMKDWRCYDKWDWNNNRQVFTHSQHYLLAHLNVPPVRCPEIVISGTDNKILETVMEEAPGNKYAKGFNAEMGDKGILFKLS, from the exons ATGGTCTTCTTCAGCAGCTGCCGAGTATCTTCACCAAAATTATGTGGAAGTGTTATATTTGTTACAAAGAAACAACAGCAATGTGTCATCACCGTTGCAAATCGCTGTATAACCAGCAAAGTTATGAGAGAAGGATTGCCTCCTGTGGACAAACCTCCTCCATTCCCGTATAAGGAGAAACGATACAACTTTTTTCGTGCTTTGTTTGATCCCACCACTAGCCGATTAGATGAGAATTCAAAATTGATTGTTGTTGAAGGTCCACCGGCAGCTGGGAAAGGCGTTTTAGCCAAAGAATTGGCTGATGATTTGGGCATGGCATATTTTCCATCACCCACAGTAGCTGAAAACTACATTAATGACTATGGATATGATGTACGACAATTGGACGACCAATTACCAGAATCTTGTAAAAGCTATGATGAGAATGATTTTCTCAAGGATCCTATGCGACTAAATGGCTCCAAAGCTGCTCGTTTCCAGTTGTCGAAACTTGCTCTTCGTTACAAATGCTATTTGGAAGCCCTTGCCCATATTTTGAATACAGGTCAAGGAGTTGTCATGGATCGTTCTCCCTACAGTGATTTGGTTTACATCACTGCCATGGCAGAAGTAGGCATCGTCAGTAAAAATG TATACAACTATTATCATAGTGTCAGAAACAATGCACTATTCGCCCTTTGGCGCCCTCATTTGGTCATCTATCTGGACGTCCCCATTGCTGAAACAAAACGCAAAATTGAGGCTAGGAATAGACCATACGAAAAGGATTCGAAAATGGCCACTCCGGAATACCTTCAAAGCTTGGTCGATTCCTACAAAAAAGACTTCCTGAAGGATATAAG CACACATGCCGAAGTTTTAGTTTACGATTGGACGAAGGCAGCAAATACTGAAATCGTCGTTGAAGACATTGAACGTGTAAATTTCGACCAGTATGGTGTCTATGATGCAAAGATGAAGGACTGGAGGTGTTATGATAAGTGGGATTGGAACAATAATCGTCAAGT TTTTACCCACTCTCAGCACTATCTTCTCGCTCACCTGAACGTACCACCGGTTAGGTGCCCTGAGATTGTCATTAGTGGTACAGATAACAAAATCCTCGAAACCGTCATGGAAGAG GCACCAGGCAACAAATATGCCAAGGGATTCAACGCCGAAATGGGAGACAAGGGAATCTTGTTTAAATTGTCTTAA
- the LOC116931228 gene encoding uncharacterized protein LOC116931228 translates to MGNIASYFSEKIALEGHVFGQTSQGKSIECSNETPTRCAKMVPGNQLFDPRSPTFAIDRTPIVFEVESEDERPEDPRSPSFGITRTPVIPVYVDVNMKAVYEKEREDLIQVLDFADLDCLSLSNIEEDGSVISEEPPTASATVDDTVAVVIDATPSLTEEIYDFSSFVITSSSTPRSSPVKPSSKPKRPVSINNVVTVDENCFGKSNSPMNGGNSLLARPRVPFGDVNRPVLASPRLQLQNKQRRVVRTEILQHQQRYSNKND, encoded by the exons ATGGGAAACATTGCAAGTTATTTTTCCGAGAAAATAGCGTTGGAAGGGCACGTTTTTGGCCAAACCAGCCAAGGAAAATCTATCGAATGTAGTAATGAAACACCAACACGTTGTGCCAAAATGGTGCCAGGGAATCAGTTATTTGATCCTAGATCGCCAACTTTTGCCATTGATCGTACACCAATTGTG tTTGAAGTGGAAAGTGAAGATGAGAGACCAGAGGACCCAAGATCACCATCATTTGGAATAACTCGTACCCCAGTGATCCCTGTTTATGTGGATGTCAATATGAAAGCTGTAtatgaaaaagagagagaagactTAATCCAGGTGCTTGATTTTGCTGATTTGGACTGCCTTTCTCTCTCCAACATAGAAGAAGATGGCTCAGTGATTAGTGAAGAACCTCCTACTGCCTCTGCTACAGTTGATGACACAGTTGCTGTTGTCATTGATGCTACCCCATCATTAACAGAAgaaatttatgatttttcctcttttgtcATCACATCGTCTAGTACACCAAGGTCAAGTCCAGTGAAGCCTTCGAGTAAACCCAAACGCCCGGTCAGCATCAATAATGTAGTCACTGTTGATGAAAACTGTTTTGGGAAAAGCAACAGTCCCATGAATGGGGGTAATTCCTTGTTGGCTCGGCCTCGAGTTCCGTTTGGTGATGTCAACCGACCGGTATTGGCTTCGCCTCGACTGCAGttgcaaaacaaacaaaggcgTGTTGTGCGAACCGAAATCCTCCAACATCAACAACGGTATAGCAACAAAAACGACTAA
- the LOC116931225 gene encoding beclin 1-associated autophagy-related key regulator isoform X2: MSDDSDIAPSDFPLSSSEDELLDKNEIADRCPLCRNAKKYFFCSDCIRNGDFYPSHCVQRDSSQRFIEKKMALLKVKGEIQELLSLSQGVMAKKRRLEIMYQEIRNTRERIQLLKKWKEEVQKSLETKQPVLNELRAKKVNSQKMISLNSAAQELMQDPEYNTAIRQQLEMDKPLLKEIIQENVKLLLKTIFPITCEGLNVNGEDDSESMATVKNELDDASHTAYIRGQWIYADSGHNGRYRIAGAELPCTGDVAAYLFCVEQTKKDGDPQRLSHFKVALSHVTQVCNLLAFYFGIRLPKKVGHSDFISSDLDIKLFAGRIARLHANVLYLCTSQGVAPIHLRHANPLARLSTLLDPNICDLGLAHSNFIRNCGCSRKLATKRVVQFQARLLTVRTIVIFRRIGNRLVSFP, encoded by the exons ATGTCGGACGATTCTGATATTGCTCCATCTGATTTTCCTTTGTCATCCTCCGAAGACGAGTTATTGGATAAAAACGAAATAGCTGACAGATGCCCACTCTGTCGGAAtgcaaagaaatattttttttgttccgaCTGTATCCGAAACGGAGACTTCTACCCTTCTCATTGTGTGCAGAGGGACAGCTCACAAAG GtttattgaaaagaaaatggcattGCTCAAGGTCAAGGGTGAAATACAAGAGCTGCTTAGTCTTTCCCAAGGAGtaatggcaaaaaaaagaagacttgAAATTATG tatCAAGAAATAAGAAATACCAGGGAAAGAATCCAGCTactaaaaaaatggaaagaggAAGTCCAGAAGTCCTTAGAAACAA AGCAACCAGTTTTGAATGAGCTGAGAGCAAAGAAAGTCAATTCCCAAAAAATGATCTCTTTAAATAGTGCTGCCCAAGAATTAATGCAAGATCCAGAATACAATACAGCAATCAGGCAGCAACTAGAGATGGACAAACCACTGCTAAAAGAAATCATACAAGAAAATGTTAAGCTGCTGTTGAAGACAATATTTCCTATAACTTGTGAAGGCCTGAATGTGAATGG AGAGGATGACAGCGAAAGTATGGCTACTGTTAAAAACGAGCTAGACGATGCCAGCCATACAGCTTATATCCGCGGCCAGTGGATTTACGCAGACTCCGGTCACAACGGTCGTTACAGAATTGCTGGTGCCGAACTGCCGTGCACAGGAGACGTGGCGGCTTACCTGTTTTGTG TTgaacaaaccaaaaaagatGGCGACCCGCAGAGACTTTCCCACTTTAAAGTGGCCTTGTCACACGTCACACAGGTTTGCAATCTGCTGGCCTTCTACTTTGGTATCCGTTTGCCCAAAAAAGTGGGTCACTCAGATTTCATCAGCAGCGATTTGGACATAAAACTTTTTGCCGGAAGGATCGCCCGTCTCCACGCCAATGTTCTTTACCTGTGCACATCCCAAGGAGTGGCCCCCATCCACCTCCGGCACGCAAACCCCCTTGCACGACTTTCCACGCTCCTGGATCCCAACATTTGCGATCTAG GTCTGGCCCATTCGAATTTCATCCGGAATTGTGGTTGTTCGAGGAAGCTGGCGACGAAGAGGGTTGTCCAATTTCAGGCTCGTCTTCTGACGGTGAGGACGATTGTGATATTCAGGCGGATTGGGAATCG GTTGGTCAGCTTCCCGTAG
- the LOC116931225 gene encoding beclin 1-associated autophagy-related key regulator isoform X1 → MSDDSDIAPSDFPLSSSEDELLDKNEIADRCPLCRNAKKYFFCSDCIRNGDFYPSHCVQRDSSQRFIEKKMALLKVKGEIQELLSLSQGVMAKKRRLEIMYQEIRNTRERIQLLKKWKEEVQKSLETKQPVLNELRAKKVNSQKMISLNSAAQELMQDPEYNTAIRQQLEMDKPLLKEIIQENVKLLLKTIFPITCEGLNVNGEDDSESMATVKNELDDASHTAYIRGQWIYADSGHNGRYRIAGAELPCTGDVAAYLFCVEQTKKDGDPQRLSHFKVALSHVTQVCNLLAFYFGIRLPKKVGHSDFISSDLDIKLFAGRIARLHANVLYLCTSQGVAPIHLRHANPLARLSTLLDPNICDLGRSGPFEFHPELWLFEEAGDEEGCPISGSSSDGEDDCDIQADWESVGQLPVVETVEESNKPRTSPIPSTRARGDENPVTNSVVGVVSGVASFWKALPWPK, encoded by the exons ATGTCGGACGATTCTGATATTGCTCCATCTGATTTTCCTTTGTCATCCTCCGAAGACGAGTTATTGGATAAAAACGAAATAGCTGACAGATGCCCACTCTGTCGGAAtgcaaagaaatattttttttgttccgaCTGTATCCGAAACGGAGACTTCTACCCTTCTCATTGTGTGCAGAGGGACAGCTCACAAAG GtttattgaaaagaaaatggcattGCTCAAGGTCAAGGGTGAAATACAAGAGCTGCTTAGTCTTTCCCAAGGAGtaatggcaaaaaaaagaagacttgAAATTATG tatCAAGAAATAAGAAATACCAGGGAAAGAATCCAGCTactaaaaaaatggaaagaggAAGTCCAGAAGTCCTTAGAAACAA AGCAACCAGTTTTGAATGAGCTGAGAGCAAAGAAAGTCAATTCCCAAAAAATGATCTCTTTAAATAGTGCTGCCCAAGAATTAATGCAAGATCCAGAATACAATACAGCAATCAGGCAGCAACTAGAGATGGACAAACCACTGCTAAAAGAAATCATACAAGAAAATGTTAAGCTGCTGTTGAAGACAATATTTCCTATAACTTGTGAAGGCCTGAATGTGAATGG AGAGGATGACAGCGAAAGTATGGCTACTGTTAAAAACGAGCTAGACGATGCCAGCCATACAGCTTATATCCGCGGCCAGTGGATTTACGCAGACTCCGGTCACAACGGTCGTTACAGAATTGCTGGTGCCGAACTGCCGTGCACAGGAGACGTGGCGGCTTACCTGTTTTGTG TTgaacaaaccaaaaaagatGGCGACCCGCAGAGACTTTCCCACTTTAAAGTGGCCTTGTCACACGTCACACAGGTTTGCAATCTGCTGGCCTTCTACTTTGGTATCCGTTTGCCCAAAAAAGTGGGTCACTCAGATTTCATCAGCAGCGATTTGGACATAAAACTTTTTGCCGGAAGGATCGCCCGTCTCCACGCCAATGTTCTTTACCTGTGCACATCCCAAGGAGTGGCCCCCATCCACCTCCGGCACGCAAACCCCCTTGCACGACTTTCCACGCTCCTGGATCCCAACATTTGCGATCTAGGAAG GTCTGGCCCATTCGAATTTCATCCGGAATTGTGGTTGTTCGAGGAAGCTGGCGACGAAGAGGGTTGTCCAATTTCAGGCTCGTCTTCTGACGGTGAGGACGATTGTGATATTCAGGCGGATTGGGAATCG GTTGGTCAGCTTCCCGTAGTGGAAACGGTTGAAGAAAGTAACAAGCCAAGGACAAGTCCTATTCCTTCTACACGGGCAAGAGGCGATGAAAATCCAGTCACGAATAGTGTCGTTGGCGTGGTCAGTGGTGTCGCCTCCTTCTGGAAAGCTTTACCTTGGCCAAAATAA